The proteins below are encoded in one region of Syntrophorhabdus sp.:
- a CDS encoding MFS transporter, whose product MTPPSERLFNRNFTVMIGGQCVALLGSALYSVVLILYLKQMTGSATVLGIVELLAFLPWVVMGPLAGTFVDRANRRSVILWSYFVRSALMLALFFVTVNGAAGLTTLGPFPVAVYAVFVVTACMGIIDSVFNAALNSIIPVVLPKEKVQKGNSLFQGAGGVLAMAGNALGGIFFTVLGGALAFLVNGVSYLCAALWTGFMSLTDARPGKKTSFSCAEFAAETKEGFRFIWGNRGLRDQTIVYTLSNLFFPMVMLALPFLVEDVMRLKGSYYGYLMSMLTLSSIIAYFVFGALKTSNRQNYAVICVLFFIEAAIFLFISFARNTVIVFALFSILSGCMAISRLINTSLKQKVIPDKLRGRVFGTLDSINGALAPLSFAVGGVVIDLLNKNLFILFFVIFAVYTVLAVVFVLSRSIRHFYLDSDAGVDH is encoded by the coding sequence ATGACGCCGCCTTCCGAGAGACTGTTCAACAGGAATTTCACTGTCATGATCGGCGGTCAATGCGTCGCGCTCCTTGGGAGCGCGCTCTATTCCGTCGTGCTCATCCTCTACCTCAAGCAGATGACAGGGTCCGCGACGGTCCTCGGGATCGTTGAGCTTCTCGCTTTCCTGCCCTGGGTCGTTATGGGGCCCCTTGCCGGGACCTTTGTCGACAGGGCGAACAGAAGATCGGTCATCCTCTGGAGCTATTTCGTTCGTTCAGCGCTCATGCTGGCCCTCTTCTTCGTCACTGTCAACGGGGCGGCGGGCCTGACCACCCTCGGCCCTTTCCCCGTGGCCGTCTACGCGGTCTTTGTCGTGACGGCCTGCATGGGCATCATCGATTCCGTCTTCAACGCCGCGCTGAACTCGATAATCCCCGTGGTCCTCCCGAAGGAAAAGGTCCAGAAGGGCAACTCGCTCTTCCAGGGCGCGGGCGGGGTGCTGGCCATGGCAGGCAACGCGCTGGGCGGGATATTCTTTACCGTGCTGGGCGGGGCGCTGGCCTTTCTGGTGAACGGCGTCTCCTACCTTTGCGCCGCCCTGTGGACGGGGTTCATGTCGCTCACGGACGCACGACCAGGGAAGAAGACATCTTTTTCCTGCGCGGAGTTCGCGGCCGAGACAAAGGAAGGCTTCCGTTTTATCTGGGGGAACAGGGGCCTGAGGGACCAGACCATAGTCTATACCCTGTCGAACCTGTTCTTCCCCATGGTGATGCTCGCTTTGCCCTTCCTCGTGGAGGACGTGATGAGGCTGAAGGGTTCGTATTACGGATACCTCATGAGCATGCTTACCTTGAGCTCGATCATCGCCTATTTCGTCTTCGGCGCGCTGAAGACAAGCAACCGGCAGAACTACGCGGTCATATGCGTGCTCTTCTTCATCGAGGCCGCCATATTTCTCTTCATCTCTTTCGCCAGGAATACCGTGATCGTCTTCGCGCTTTTCTCGATCCTCTCCGGCTGCATGGCCATCTCGCGGCTCATCAACACCTCGCTCAAGCAGAAGGTGATACCCGACAAGCTAAGGGGCAGGGTCTTCGGGACGCTCGATTCCATCAACGGGGCCCTTGCCCCCCTTTCCTTCGCCGTCGGCGGGGTTGTCATCGACCTTCTGAACAAGAACCTGTTCATACTCTTCTTCGTCATCTTCGCGGTGTACACGGTCCTGGCCGTTGTTTTCGTGCTCAGCCGGTCGATCAGGCATTTCTACCTCGATTCAGATGCCGGTGTCGACCACTGA